The Monomorium pharaonis isolate MP-MQ-018 chromosome 5, ASM1337386v2, whole genome shotgun sequence genome includes a window with the following:
- the LOC105830914 gene encoding protein dpy-30 homolog produces MASGGENATEERTEASTPAQPVANAVSEATHKVIGMDKDGDLSGVPAKKPRVEVQSLPTRQYLDQTVVPILLQALSCLAKERPADPISFLAGYLLRNKSQYDSGGSPPTSQ; encoded by the exons ATGGCGTCCGGCGGTG AAAACGCGACCGAGGAACGGACGGAAGCGTCAACGCCGGCTCAACCCGTCGCCAATGCCGTATCCGAGGCTACCCAC AAAGTAATAGGGATGGACAAGGATGGCGATCTATCTGGCGTACCGGCGAAGAAACCCCGTGTCGAAGTACAATCTCTTCCAACCAGGCAGTATTTAGATCAGACAGTAGTGCCGATATTATTGCAAGCATTGTCCTGCCTAGCCAAAGAAAGGCCTGCCGATCCCATAAGCTTTCTCGCCGGTTATTTGTTGAGAAACAAGAGCCAATACGACAGCGGTGGCTCGCCGCCGACTAGTCAATGA